The following are encoded together in the Acaryochloris thomasi RCC1774 genome:
- a CDS encoding phosphate ABC transporter permease, producing the protein MLVPITREKFEELIPVVATGAQYSYYWGKGPDLLRRFLISFLSLVAVFAIGGFFGGGLQLILGLVAGLYWLWAPAMWASLRNGKYRRLGYSGFWQGQVLDIFVSEELIGKEETVNQQGELVIVENRERRINVEVGDESGFTFQVQAPLKRTHKSIRPGDVAEMLILSSRPDLSQVEKVSDAYLPDSDLWVSDYPCLRRDLFVEVSRRLGYE; encoded by the coding sequence ATGCTGGTTCCTATTACACGCGAAAAATTTGAGGAATTGATTCCAGTTGTTGCCACAGGCGCTCAGTACTCTTACTACTGGGGAAAGGGGCCCGATCTGCTGCGACGCTTTCTAATCTCGTTTTTAAGTTTGGTTGCCGTTTTCGCCATCGGCGGCTTCTTTGGTGGGGGGCTGCAACTCATCTTGGGTTTAGTTGCTGGCTTGTACTGGCTGTGGGCACCAGCCATGTGGGCAAGCCTACGCAACGGGAAATATCGCCGCCTAGGTTACAGCGGCTTTTGGCAAGGCCAAGTGTTAGATATTTTTGTTTCAGAAGAATTGATCGGCAAAGAGGAGACCGTGAATCAGCAGGGCGAGCTGGTCATTGTCGAGAACCGTGAGCGGCGAATCAACGTAGAGGTGGGGGATGAGAGTGGGTTTACCTTTCAGGTTCAGGCTCCCCTGAAGCGAACTCATAAATCCATCCGTCCGGGGGATGTGGCTGAAATGCTGATTCTTTCCAGCCGTCCTGATTTGAGCCAAGTCGAGAAGGTCTCAGATGCCTATCTACCGGACTCTGATCTTTGGGTAAGCGATTATCCTTGTCTGCGTCGTGACCTGTTTGTTGAGGTCAGTCGTCGTCTGGGCTATGAATAA
- a CDS encoding DUF4912 domain-containing protein, with the protein MAQENLPLEQMTLRQLRRVASQYGVSRYSRMRKEQLLESIQKAQQMSSPALQGHYAQSEAEMPAQEKVEAAKFDLGSSEDLQDLSLASVDEGIGDLPEGYGETRVVLMPRDPQWAYAYWDVPNEHKMELRSQGGQQLALRLYDSTDIDLATRAPHSVQEFPCDELAREWYLPIPVSDRDYVAEIGYRCADGRWLTLARSLPVHVPPTYPSDWVDDQFVTVDWDQDLRGAQIAELNPPDRKVVTQSNGNAIYEEIFGMAESAEAMRVAGSLYGSMQQAPVAPPAPSHEDILSSYVFPSGVGMWAMPTASGMGMGMNMSGVGMGAWSASAAPVRPRQFWLVADAELIVYGATEPDATVTIGGTPIRLNPDGTFRYQMSFQDGLIDYPILAVAADGEQNRSIHMKFTRETPHRHTNTKEAALLEWLV; encoded by the coding sequence ATGGCTCAAGAGAATTTGCCCCTAGAACAAATGACGCTTCGCCAACTGCGGCGCGTAGCGAGTCAATATGGTGTTTCTCGCTACAGTCGTATGCGTAAGGAGCAGCTCCTGGAATCTATTCAGAAAGCTCAGCAGATGTCATCACCGGCTCTGCAGGGGCACTATGCTCAATCCGAAGCTGAAATGCCTGCTCAGGAAAAAGTTGAAGCGGCTAAGTTTGATCTCGGGTCATCGGAAGATCTCCAGGATTTATCTCTGGCTTCCGTCGATGAAGGAATCGGTGATTTGCCTGAAGGCTACGGCGAAACGCGTGTTGTTCTGATGCCCCGCGACCCTCAGTGGGCTTATGCATACTGGGACGTGCCCAACGAGCACAAAATGGAGCTGCGGAGTCAGGGAGGGCAGCAGCTTGCCCTGCGTTTGTATGATTCGACTGATATCGATCTTGCGACTCGCGCTCCCCATAGTGTTCAAGAGTTTCCCTGTGATGAACTCGCTCGTGAGTGGTATCTGCCGATTCCGGTGAGCGATCGTGACTATGTCGCTGAAATTGGCTATCGCTGTGCTGATGGTCGGTGGCTGACGCTGGCTCGGTCTCTGCCGGTCCATGTGCCGCCCACCTATCCTTCTGACTGGGTGGACGATCAGTTCGTCACCGTTGATTGGGATCAAGATCTGCGGGGCGCTCAGATTGCGGAGCTGAATCCACCAGACCGCAAGGTTGTGACCCAGAGCAACGGCAACGCGATTTATGAAGAGATCTTCGGCATGGCTGAGAGTGCTGAGGCAATGAGAGTTGCAGGTTCTCTGTACGGTTCAATGCAGCAGGCTCCGGTTGCGCCTCCTGCACCGTCCCACGAAGATATCTTGAGCTCCTATGTATTCCCTTCTGGTGTGGGTATGTGGGCAATGCCGACGGCCTCTGGCATGGGTATGGGTATGAACATGTCTGGTGTTGGTATGGGAGCTTGGTCCGCTTCTGCTGCGCCCGTTCGTCCACGCCAGTTCTGGTTGGTGGCTGATGCTGAATTGATTGTTTACGGTGCCACTGAGCCTGATGCTACGGTCACCATTGGCGGGACACCTATTCGACTTAATCCTGATGGTACTTTCCGTTATCAAATGTCTTTCCAAGATGGTCTGATTGATTATCCGATCTTGGCTGTGGCCGCAGACGGTGAACAGAATCGGTCGATTCACATGAAGTTCACTCGTGAAACGCCGCATCGGCATACGAATACGAAGGAAGCTGCCCTTCTGGAATGGCTGGTGTAG
- a CDS encoding serine/threonine protein kinase, translating to MFAAGQVLQERYVLRRPLDRVHSHNDFRQTWLADDLGAADKPVVLKFLRFGGRSQWADLKLFEREVRVLRQLNHPQIPRCGESFHLREPVGWMGFVETYIVGESLQTLMDQGRRFSEAAVQSIAVQVLEILVYLHGCSPPILHRDIKPSNLILTPARQVYMIDFGAVQDRPRSAGQSFTVVGTYGYTPMEQFGGQTEPASDLYALGATLIHLLAGVPPAELVQADLQISFCDRISTTPHLSDWLTQMTAPALADRFCSATQALTALRTPTNPPILEPPQSRILLQPSSASLIVSIPALITLKTMAWLELTLLGALMGGTLLVLLPFGFQSLITASRSLDFATMGASLLLSVLGGIIVSLLLLTLKRLLGATQLTFTTDTVTAQYSLWGLPYRQRRCRLSPGTNLKVLPFSSTDATVIIVPLSTEETSSDTNTKPSTIQPITLAEKLSLAEGEWLAQEIQNWRREHQSNVQSQ from the coding sequence ATGTTTGCGGCAGGTCAGGTTCTACAGGAACGCTACGTACTTCGTCGACCACTGGACAGAGTGCATAGCCACAATGATTTTCGACAAACGTGGTTAGCCGATGATCTAGGGGCAGCGGATAAGCCAGTCGTCCTAAAATTTTTACGCTTTGGGGGACGGAGTCAGTGGGCCGATCTAAAGCTTTTTGAACGGGAGGTTCGAGTACTTCGACAGCTCAATCATCCTCAGATTCCTCGATGTGGTGAGTCGTTTCATCTGCGGGAGCCGGTCGGGTGGATGGGGTTTGTCGAGACCTATATTGTGGGTGAATCGCTACAGACGTTGATGGATCAAGGCCGCCGATTTTCAGAAGCTGCAGTTCAATCAATTGCAGTGCAGGTGTTGGAGATTTTAGTTTATCTGCACGGGTGCAGTCCCCCCATTCTCCATCGAGACATCAAGCCCAGCAACTTAATTCTCACCCCCGCTCGTCAGGTCTATATGATTGATTTTGGGGCCGTGCAGGATCGCCCCCGCTCCGCCGGTCAATCGTTTACGGTGGTGGGCACCTATGGATATACACCAATGGAACAGTTTGGCGGTCAGACTGAACCGGCGTCTGATCTATATGCTTTAGGGGCAACGCTCATTCATCTGCTGGCAGGCGTTCCACCCGCAGAACTGGTGCAGGCGGATCTACAGATTTCGTTTTGCGATCGCATCTCAACCACCCCACACCTTTCTGACTGGTTGACCCAGATGACCGCACCGGCACTCGCCGATCGCTTTTGTTCAGCCACCCAAGCACTCACAGCCCTCAGAACACCAACAAACCCTCCGATTCTAGAACCACCCCAATCGCGCATCCTGCTGCAGCCCTCCTCCGCTAGCTTGATAGTTTCAATTCCAGCCCTGATTACACTCAAAACAATGGCGTGGCTAGAGCTAACTTTATTGGGTGCCTTAATGGGGGGGACGCTCTTGGTACTGCTTCCTTTTGGGTTCCAAAGTCTGATCACGGCCTCCCGCTCCCTTGACTTTGCGACCATGGGAGCAAGTCTATTGCTATCTGTACTGGGCGGAATCATCGTTTCACTACTGCTGCTCACCTTGAAGCGCTTGCTTGGAGCAACTCAATTAACCTTCACGACAGATACAGTTACCGCACAGTACAGTCTCTGGGGTCTTCCCTATCGTCAGCGACGCTGCCGCCTTTCTCCAGGAACAAACTTGAAAGTACTGCCCTTTAGCTCCACAGATGCCACAGTCATCATCGTGCCCCTCTCAACAGAAGAAACTTCGAGTGATACTAATACGAAGCCATCGACGATACAACCCATAACTCTTGCGGAGAAGCTCTCCCTCGCAGAAGGTGAATGGTTAGCGCAAGAAATACAAAACTGGCGACGAGAACATCAGAGCAATGTTCAATCTCAATAA
- a CDS encoding phycobiliprotein lyase, whose translation MDIHSFFQLSLGRWLVQRTSYSFVTQNSSMKTGEQSLEPLEALDPRILQICSEAEIDSALAQEGLTVTWKETTLGQPPQPQQIAIVVPAVQSTQHGVLLRSNPLLLSAYILGQDRSLTLTQATAERHSQERIWFASDNLRLRTTLVHAKGRCLLSTFCSEVRLGVKPETSNAGVMI comes from the coding sequence ATGGATATCCACTCTTTTTTTCAGCTCAGCCTTGGCCGATGGTTGGTGCAGCGAACGAGCTATAGCTTCGTCACTCAGAATTCATCGATGAAAACGGGCGAGCAGAGTCTTGAGCCACTCGAAGCGTTAGATCCTCGCATTCTTCAGATTTGCAGTGAAGCTGAGATAGATTCGGCATTAGCGCAAGAGGGCCTTACTGTGACCTGGAAAGAGACGACTCTGGGGCAGCCTCCTCAGCCACAACAGATCGCCATTGTAGTCCCGGCGGTCCAGAGCACTCAACATGGAGTCTTGTTGCGGTCTAATCCCCTGCTTCTGTCTGCATATATTCTGGGTCAAGATCGATCGCTCACGCTGACCCAAGCAACAGCAGAACGTCATAGTCAGGAGAGGATTTGGTTCGCAAGCGACAATTTGCGATTGCGTACAACCTTGGTTCACGCCAAGGGACGCTGTCTGTTGAGTACTTTTTGCTCTGAGGTTCGTCTAGGCGTTAAGCCAGAGACCTCTAACGCTGGAGTGATGATTTAG
- the fghA gene encoding S-formylglutathione hydrolase codes for MSDAICTREYACFGGTVGYYEHPSQTCQTTMRFSVYRPSRRGPVPVLYFLSGLTCTEENFMVKAGAQRYAAEYGLMLVVPDTSPRETNTPGESDAWDLGTGAGFYVNATQAPWQKHYQMYSYVVNELPALIAQSFSIQSSAGICGHSMGGHGALVCGLRNRDRYRSISALAPIAAPMQCPWGKKALTQYLGSDQTTWHDYDASQLVLTHSDERPILIDQGAEDEFLTQGQLLPEVFKKACQQTGQPLTLRMHPGYDHSYYFIATVIGDHIRHHAKALGAV; via the coding sequence ATGTCAGACGCTATCTGCACTCGGGAATATGCCTGCTTCGGGGGCACCGTCGGCTACTATGAGCATCCCTCGCAGACCTGCCAGACAACCATGCGGTTTTCCGTCTATCGCCCTTCTCGCAGAGGCCCAGTGCCGGTTCTATACTTTCTGTCGGGCCTCACCTGCACGGAAGAGAACTTTATGGTTAAGGCCGGTGCCCAGCGCTATGCCGCCGAATATGGACTAATGCTAGTGGTCCCTGATACTAGTCCGCGCGAGACTAACACTCCAGGAGAGTCTGACGCCTGGGATTTAGGCACCGGCGCTGGTTTCTACGTCAATGCCACCCAGGCCCCTTGGCAGAAACACTATCAGATGTATAGCTATGTGGTTAATGAGCTGCCTGCTCTTATTGCTCAGTCCTTCTCGATTCAGTCCTCCGCTGGCATCTGTGGCCACTCGATGGGGGGGCATGGGGCGCTTGTGTGCGGCTTGAGGAATCGCGATCGCTATCGGTCCATCTCAGCCTTAGCTCCCATCGCAGCTCCCATGCAGTGCCCGTGGGGAAAGAAGGCGCTCACTCAATACTTAGGTTCTGACCAGACAACATGGCACGACTATGACGCTAGCCAGTTAGTGCTGACCCACTCAGATGAACGCCCCATTTTGATTGACCAGGGCGCTGAGGATGAATTCCTCACCCAAGGGCAACTGCTGCCGGAGGTTTTCAAAAAAGCCTGCCAACAAACCGGACAGCCTCTAACGCTACGGATGCATCCAGGCTATGACCACAGCTACTACTTCATTGCAACCGTCATTGGCGACCATATCCGACATCATGCGAAAGCGCTCGGAGCAGTATAG
- a CDS encoding YqeG family HAD IIIA-type phosphatase, with protein MYSPGFVSLLQPDLVLGGRVLELTPERLKRLGLRGLVLDVDDTIVSTKERDLSPDFLSWLTEINQAVQVSLVSNNINRSRISRIADSLDLPYAFGAAKPSRRKLRPVVTQMALPFEQVAMVGDRILTDVVAGNRLGMFTILVDPVAKASLLRTLELRVFRSLGSATETPTQ; from the coding sequence ATGTACTCACCTGGATTTGTGTCATTACTGCAGCCGGACCTGGTCCTTGGGGGGCGTGTTCTCGAACTGACGCCAGAGAGACTCAAGCGCCTCGGCCTGCGAGGTCTAGTCCTAGATGTCGATGACACCATTGTCTCCACGAAAGAGCGAGACCTCTCCCCCGACTTTCTCTCTTGGCTAACAGAGATCAACCAAGCGGTTCAGGTTTCCCTGGTGAGTAACAACATCAATCGCAGCCGCATCTCTCGCATCGCCGACAGCTTAGACCTGCCCTACGCCTTTGGAGCAGCCAAACCTTCTCGGCGCAAGCTCCGTCCCGTCGTTACTCAGATGGCTCTGCCCTTTGAGCAAGTGGCAATGGTGGGCGATCGCATCCTTACAGACGTTGTAGCCGGCAACAGATTAGGCATGTTTACGATTCTCGTAGATCCTGTTGCCAAAGCCAGTCTTCTAAGAACCTTAGAACTGAGAGTCTTTCGCAGCCTAGGCTCAGCCACCGAAACGCCAACACAATAA
- the mltG gene encoding endolytic transglycosylase MltG, protein MPNVRKKREPSDSKRKPSSYVFRLSIGLLGLGLAAVAGAGTTWLWWQSAIAPTAQTASENRQSQKIQVQIPQGTSAQQIGLLLQKAGLIRSQNAWKLWTRWSLLQDSQAGFQAGTYQLSTQDPLDTIAQTIWTGKVLEDSFTIPEGWSMKQMAQYFETQEWFTAPEFLEAAKQVDRERYPWLPEDLPFLEGFLYPDTYQIPTDQRTPKATINVMLQRFEQIALPVYEQQPEDRPSLLDWVTLASIVEQESVVDEERTEIAGVFWNRLRQGITLGADPTVEYGLGITQTPDQPLTYAQVKRPSPYNTYINPGLPPTPIASPGIASLKATLNPATTDNLYFVARYDGTHVFSRTLTEHERAIASIRKQRNAQ, encoded by the coding sequence ATGCCTAATGTCCGCAAAAAGAGGGAACCGTCCGACTCAAAGCGCAAGCCTTCGTCTTACGTATTCCGCCTCAGCATTGGCCTTTTAGGACTTGGCCTAGCCGCGGTGGCAGGCGCTGGAACCACTTGGCTGTGGTGGCAGTCCGCCATTGCACCGACGGCGCAGACCGCCTCTGAAAATCGCCAGAGCCAGAAGATTCAGGTTCAAATTCCACAGGGCACCTCTGCACAGCAAATCGGGCTGCTTCTGCAGAAGGCAGGCTTGATTCGATCGCAAAACGCCTGGAAACTATGGACCCGATGGTCACTGCTTCAGGATTCTCAGGCGGGTTTTCAGGCGGGCACCTACCAGCTCTCGACTCAGGATCCTCTAGACACGATTGCCCAAACCATCTGGACCGGCAAGGTGCTAGAAGATAGCTTCACGATCCCTGAAGGATGGTCGATGAAGCAGATGGCTCAATACTTTGAAACCCAGGAATGGTTTACGGCCCCTGAGTTTTTAGAGGCAGCAAAACAGGTTGATCGAGAACGTTATCCTTGGCTCCCAGAAGATCTTCCGTTCTTAGAGGGGTTCCTTTACCCAGACACCTATCAAATCCCTACAGATCAGCGCACACCGAAAGCTACCATCAACGTCATGCTGCAGCGCTTCGAGCAGATTGCCCTGCCCGTTTATGAACAGCAGCCGGAGGATCGGCCCAGCTTGTTAGATTGGGTCACCCTTGCCAGCATCGTTGAGCAGGAGTCAGTGGTAGACGAAGAACGAACCGAAATTGCCGGCGTTTTTTGGAATCGCCTGCGGCAGGGCATTACATTGGGAGCCGATCCAACCGTTGAATATGGCCTAGGCATCACCCAAACCCCCGATCAACCTCTCACCTATGCCCAAGTCAAACGACCATCGCCCTACAACACCTACATTAACCCGGGCCTCCCTCCCACACCGATTGCCAGCCCTGGGATCGCAAGCCTGAAGGCCACTCTAAATCCAGCCACAACGGATAATCTTTACTTTGTTGCCCGCTATGATGGAACCCATGTTTTTAGCCGAACCCTCACCGAGCACGAACGTGCGATCGCATCTATTCGCAAGCAGAGAAATGCCCAGTAG
- a CDS encoding DUF3727 domain-containing protein — MESDTITLTDEAGRSLVCQMEMSVKLGDASYALLSPADYPVDIFAWMETDQDEEMLVPLEDSELGDVFATAEAVLAEQNLKLQRSALSLTAAGDLPEVDEEQLLVLELEGASETDEPDEYQLLATFYHDEQEYAIYTPIEPVLFVVRLQKDNQPELLSPEEFKAIQPQLQPLFEEQMIDDID, encoded by the coding sequence ATGGAAAGTGACACCATTACCCTGACGGATGAAGCAGGGCGTTCACTGGTCTGCCAAATGGAAATGTCAGTGAAGCTTGGGGACGCATCCTATGCACTCTTGAGTCCCGCTGATTATCCCGTGGATATTTTTGCCTGGATGGAAACAGACCAGGACGAAGAAATGCTGGTGCCCTTAGAAGACTCCGAGCTAGGGGACGTGTTTGCAACGGCTGAAGCCGTTCTAGCAGAGCAGAACCTCAAGCTGCAGCGATCGGCTCTATCGCTAACGGCGGCGGGGGATCTGCCAGAGGTTGATGAAGAGCAGCTTCTCGTCCTTGAGCTTGAGGGCGCAAGCGAAACGGATGAACCAGATGAGTATCAGCTCTTGGCAACGTTCTATCACGACGAACAGGAGTACGCGATTTATACCCCGATTGAACCCGTTCTCTTTGTGGTGCGCCTGCAGAAAGATAATCAGCCAGAACTTCTTTCTCCTGAAGAATTTAAGGCAATTCAACCCCAGCTACAGCCCCTTTTTGAAGAACAGATGATCGACGACATTGACTAA
- the ruvX gene encoding Holliday junction resolvase RuvX, whose amino-acid sequence MISALGLDLGHRRIGVAGCDRTGLIATGLTTIHRTTFVQDTAQLQHWVQERQVEILVAGLPYNMDGQVGKQARRTQKLARRFAAALQLPLEYMDERLTSYEAELMMQAEHISPSENKGMVDRKAAALILQQWLDQKRQQPPSHEKIAPEQASIGTLKAKEHGNGK is encoded by the coding sequence GTGATTTCGGCACTGGGACTAGATCTTGGGCATCGGCGGATCGGAGTGGCAGGTTGCGATCGCACCGGCCTCATTGCCACCGGCCTCACCACCATTCACCGCACCACCTTTGTTCAGGACACAGCCCAACTCCAGCACTGGGTGCAGGAACGTCAGGTGGAGATTCTAGTCGCTGGACTGCCCTACAACATGGACGGTCAAGTTGGGAAACAGGCCCGCCGAACGCAGAAATTGGCCCGCCGGTTTGCCGCCGCGCTGCAGCTGCCACTGGAGTACATGGATGAACGCCTTACCTCCTATGAAGCTGAGCTCATGATGCAGGCCGAGCACATTAGTCCTTCAGAGAATAAAGGGATGGTGGACCGTAAAGCTGCAGCCTTAATTTTGCAGCAGTGGCTCGATCAAAAACGACAGCAGCCCCCATCTCATGAGAAGATTGCTCCTGAACAGGCTAGCATCGGCACATTGAAGGCCAAGGAGCATGGAAATGGAAAGTGA
- a CDS encoding PhzF family phenazine biosynthesis protein: MTSGSPPLSLYWVDAFTRTPFMGNPAVVVPEADALDDTQMQQIAREVNCSETAFVTPARQPEADFQLRWFTPTQEVELCGHATIATLHTLAELGRFNLRPQTNQILYLETHTGLLAVTIDYFTAVPWVWLTLPLCDFQAVTPEVTAQLTQILGISGRPQSLVDSLNQDVLIAVETLQELHQLTPDLRQLAHLGQQNHWRGICVYTTETVDPLHAAHSRFFAPQSGIDEDPVTGSANGPLALLLSQTGTQDASMIMEQGDCLQRPGRIKIQFDKESLKLGGQAVTVMQGEMRV, encoded by the coding sequence ATGACCTCTGGTTCTCCACCGCTATCGCTTTACTGGGTTGATGCGTTTACGCGTACGCCCTTCATGGGCAACCCTGCCGTCGTCGTTCCTGAGGCCGACGCTCTAGATGACACGCAGATGCAGCAGATAGCCCGAGAGGTGAATTGCTCAGAGACGGCGTTTGTGACGCCTGCTCGACAGCCTGAGGCCGACTTCCAACTGCGTTGGTTCACGCCCACCCAGGAGGTCGAACTGTGCGGCCATGCCACTATTGCCACGCTGCACACATTGGCTGAACTGGGTCGATTTAACCTACGGCCCCAAACCAACCAAATTCTTTACTTAGAGACCCACACGGGTCTGTTGGCAGTGACGATCGACTACTTCACAGCAGTCCCTTGGGTTTGGCTCACGCTGCCGCTGTGTGACTTCCAAGCTGTTACCCCAGAGGTTACCGCTCAACTAACGCAGATCCTCGGTATTTCGGGACGGCCCCAGTCTCTCGTTGATTCCCTCAATCAGGACGTGCTAATCGCTGTCGAGACTCTCCAGGAGCTACACCAACTCACCCCAGACCTCCGACAGCTCGCCCACCTTGGTCAGCAAAACCACTGGCGTGGCATCTGCGTTTACACGACAGAAACAGTGGACCCACTCCATGCCGCTCACTCTCGTTTCTTTGCGCCACAGTCCGGTATTGATGAAGACCCGGTTACAGGGTCAGCCAACGGTCCACTGGCGCTGCTTCTCTCTCAGACAGGCACGCAGGACGCATCTATGATCATGGAACAGGGAGACTGCCTACAGCGCCCAGGACGCATCAAAATTCAGTTCGATAAAGAGAGTCTCAAGTTAGGGGGACAGGCCGTTACTGTAATGCAGGGAGAGATGCGAGTGTGA
- a CDS encoding GNAT family N-acetyltransferase, with amino-acid sequence MISLSPRTDATVRPVQYRDLATVEALLATEREQSNIGLFSETEPNIGSIQQWGTLLKLLRGLPNQLSHLLQTYVLEQSHHVSGVIQVSPFNQTRTTWRVNHISVDPGVGAQEGGTQLLKHCLQAIWEARTWLVEVGVNHNASLGLYRHNGFQPLAQITYWSLSSDKLQQLAARDPVFPNLLPVSNADAALLCQLDTASMPPLVRQVFDRHVQDFKTNLLGGLITKIRCRLNQIEPVRGYVFEPQRKAAIGYFEVCLCRDGTQPHQARLTVHPAYTWLYPELLAHMAHLTQKMPPAPLSLSSTDYQPEREEYLEQIEAMRVEQTLLMSRSVWHKLRESRTLSLEGLQLTDVWQGLQPKQTPVPGRMSWLKPGPEGWSPRIHPSTDEPASKNRQTPERSRRPDRDLPDPPSC; translated from the coding sequence ATGATCTCTTTGTCACCTCGCACAGATGCCACCGTTCGTCCCGTTCAATACCGTGATCTAGCGACGGTAGAGGCACTGCTGGCCACCGAACGGGAACAATCCAACATTGGACTTTTTTCAGAAACGGAGCCAAATATTGGCTCTATTCAGCAGTGGGGTACTCTGCTGAAGCTGCTGCGGGGGCTACCGAATCAGCTCTCTCACCTATTACAGACCTATGTATTAGAGCAGTCCCATCACGTTTCTGGCGTTATTCAAGTTTCTCCCTTCAATCAGACCCGCACCACCTGGCGCGTCAATCACATCAGTGTCGATCCGGGTGTGGGCGCACAGGAAGGTGGCACACAGCTCCTCAAGCACTGTCTGCAGGCCATCTGGGAAGCTCGCACCTGGCTCGTCGAGGTGGGGGTCAACCACAACGCCAGCCTCGGGCTTTATCGTCACAACGGGTTTCAACCCCTCGCACAAATTACTTACTGGTCTCTATCCTCCGACAAACTTCAGCAGTTGGCCGCCCGCGACCCTGTTTTTCCGAACCTGCTACCGGTCAGCAATGCGGATGCAGCCCTCCTGTGTCAACTCGACACCGCCTCTATGCCACCTCTGGTTCGACAGGTCTTTGATCGCCACGTTCAGGACTTCAAAACCAATCTTCTAGGAGGGTTGATCACAAAGATCAGGTGCCGACTCAATCAGATTGAGCCAGTGCGAGGTTACGTATTCGAACCCCAGCGAAAGGCAGCAATCGGCTACTTTGAAGTCTGCCTCTGCCGCGATGGGACTCAGCCTCACCAGGCTCGGCTCACGGTTCATCCGGCCTATACCTGGCTCTATCCTGAGCTGCTGGCCCACATGGCCCATCTCACTCAAAAGATGCCCCCAGCTCCGCTCTCCCTCTCTTCCACCGACTACCAACCCGAGAGAGAAGAGTACCTTGAGCAAATTGAGGCCATGCGGGTGGAGCAAACGCTGCTGATGTCTCGCTCCGTTTGGCACAAGCTGCGGGAGTCGCGGACGCTGTCCCTTGAAGGACTGCAGCTCACAGATGTTTGGCAAGGACTGCAGCCCAAGCAAACCCCAGTCCCAGGGCGGATGTCGTGGCTAAAGCCAGGGCCTGAAGGCTGGAGCCCGAGGATTCATCCTTCCACAGATGAGCCAGCCTCGAAGAATCGTCAGACACCCGAGCGTTCTCGACGGCCTGATCGTGACTTACCGGATCCGCCTAGCTGCTGA